Proteins encoded within one genomic window of Xylophilus sp. GOD-11R:
- a CDS encoding AsmA family protein, which yields MTTSRPAVFVRRHPVAVTIVVALVLLIALFDWNWLRPPLERYISAKTERTFTISDLHVKLGMTPTIRMRDVLFGNARWSQKPHMARIQELEFSVSLRDLPEKILVPRVALTKPDLLFERMADDRKNWILSDPNDKSPSKLRISTLSVDQGHLRFTDAGMPFSIDVQASTFDPAKQAQVKDADAAPANDRYSTRYAFSGKYRDAGFKGSALTGEVLSFQESGVPFPIKGELDAGTTRLEVEGTIADAANISGIDTRLRIEGRTLANLYPFLLLPLPASPPYELQGRLVLKGNRYSIDDLAGRIGSTDVTGKGAYIDRQPRPLLTADLHSKRLDIADLGPVIGVQTQETGGKPAASQAQTADRPAARTQEKQADPHHILPAGSFDGSRLQKIDADVTLEAAQLKVPGTLPLESLKAALHLHDAVMKLAPLDFGFAGGTIASRWTLDARQPVIATEAAVDFRRIQVAKLVPASAEKVAQGAGTLGARIQLKGQGNSIADAAARADGSLSMAIANGRISNLIDAASGLNGGKVLALLAGGDHAIAVNCGGVAFDINRGKGKSTLFLVDTEQTQILGEGGFDLAQETFDMRIAPKPKRPGILSLRTPVRVFGSFKDPDFSLEKGPLAARAGGALALAVVAPLAAVIPLLETGPGEDSNCTRVRQEAGAAEKQAVAAPGGAQRKAGKP from the coding sequence ATGACAACGTCCCGCCCCGCCGTCTTCGTGCGCCGCCATCCGGTGGCCGTCACCATCGTCGTCGCCCTCGTGCTGCTGATCGCGCTATTCGACTGGAACTGGCTGCGTCCGCCGCTGGAGCGCTACATATCGGCGAAGACCGAGCGCACCTTCACCATCTCCGACCTGCATGTGAAGCTGGGCATGACGCCCACCATCCGCATGCGCGACGTGCTCTTCGGCAATGCCCGCTGGTCCCAGAAGCCGCACATGGCGCGCATCCAGGAGCTGGAGTTTTCGGTGAGCCTGCGCGACCTGCCCGAGAAGATTCTGGTGCCGCGCGTGGCGCTCACCAAGCCAGACCTGCTCTTCGAGCGCATGGCCGACGACCGCAAGAACTGGATCCTGTCCGACCCGAACGACAAGTCGCCGAGCAAGCTGCGCATCAGCACGCTGTCGGTGGACCAGGGCCACCTGCGTTTTACCGACGCGGGCATGCCATTCTCGATCGACGTGCAGGCCAGCACCTTCGATCCGGCGAAGCAGGCACAAGTAAAGGACGCCGATGCCGCGCCCGCCAACGACCGCTATTCCACGCGCTACGCCTTCAGCGGCAAATATCGCGACGCCGGCTTCAAGGGATCCGCCCTGACCGGCGAGGTGCTGAGCTTCCAGGAGTCGGGCGTGCCCTTCCCGATCAAGGGCGAGCTCGACGCCGGCACCACCCGGCTGGAGGTGGAAGGCACCATCGCCGATGCGGCCAACATCTCGGGCATCGACACCCGGCTGCGCATCGAGGGCCGCACCCTGGCCAATCTCTACCCCTTTCTGCTGCTGCCGCTGCCCGCTTCGCCGCCGTACGAACTACAGGGCCGCCTGGTGCTGAAGGGCAACCGCTATTCCATCGACGACCTCGCCGGCCGCATCGGCTCGACCGACGTCACCGGCAAAGGCGCCTACATCGACCGCCAGCCACGACCCCTGCTCACCGCCGACCTGCACAGCAAGCGCCTCGACATCGCCGACCTGGGGCCGGTGATCGGCGTGCAGACGCAGGAAACCGGCGGCAAGCCCGCCGCCTCGCAGGCCCAGACGGCCGACCGACCCGCCGCCAGAACGCAGGAGAAGCAGGCCGACCCCCATCACATCCTGCCGGCCGGCAGTTTCGACGGCAGCCGGCTGCAGAAGATCGACGCCGACGTCACGCTCGAAGCCGCCCAGCTCAAGGTGCCCGGCACCCTGCCGCTGGAAAGCCTGAAGGCCGCGCTGCACCTGCACGATGCGGTGATGAAGCTCGCGCCGCTCGATTTCGGCTTCGCCGGCGGCACCATCGCCTCGCGCTGGACGCTGGATGCGCGCCAGCCGGTCATCGCCACCGAGGCGGCGGTCGACTTTCGCCGCATCCAGGTCGCCAAGCTGGTGCCGGCCAGCGCCGAGAAGGTCGCCCAGGGTGCGGGCACGCTGGGCGCCCGCATCCAACTCAAGGGCCAGGGCAACTCCATCGCCGATGCGGCCGCGCGGGCCGACGGCAGCCTGTCGATGGCGATCGCCAACGGCCGCATCAGCAATTTGATCGATGCGGCCAGCGGGCTTAACGGCGGCAAGGTGCTGGCGCTGCTGGCCGGCGGCGACCACGCCATCGCGGTCAACTGCGGCGGTGTGGCATTCGACATCAACCGCGGCAAGGGCAAGTCGACCCTGTTCCTGGTGGACACCGAGCAGACGCAGATCCTCGGCGAAGGCGGCTTCGACCTCGCCCAGGAAACCTTCGACATGCGCATCGCGCCCAAGCCCAAGCGCCCGGGCATTTTGTCGCTGCGCACCCCGGTGCGGGTTTTCGGCAGCTTCAAGGATCCGGACTTCTCGCTGGAGAAAGGCCCGCTGGCCGCACGCGCCGGCGGTGCGCTGGCGCTGGCCGTGGTGGCGCCGCTCGCCGCGGTGATTCCGCTGCTGGAAACCGGGCCGGGCGAAGACAGCAACTGCACCCGCGTGCGCCAGGAGGCCGGCGCTGCCGAGAAGCAGGCGGTCGCCGCGCCAGGCGGTGCGCAACGCAAGGCCGGCAAGCCCTGA
- a CDS encoding GlsB/YeaQ/YmgE family stress response membrane protein yields the protein MAAFITTIVIGLIVGLIARALMPGRNTLGFILTAGLGIAGSLLATFAGQALGLYPQGAVAGFIASILGAVVVLAVYGYVVQRRI from the coding sequence ATGGCAGCCTTCATCACCACCATCGTCATCGGCCTGATCGTCGGCCTGATCGCCCGCGCACTCATGCCCGGTCGCAACACCCTGGGCTTCATCCTGACGGCGGGCCTGGGCATCGCCGGCTCGCTGCTGGCCACCTTCGCCGGCCAGGCGCTGGGCCTCTACCCGCAAGGCGCCGTCGCCGGCTTCATCGCGTCGATCCTCGGCGCGGTGGTGGTGCTGGCGGTCTACGGATACGTCGTGCAGCGGCGGATCTGA
- a CDS encoding peptidase M41 yields MSVPVTDSTIAPIPTSNDPGRADIAELTARQQVLAKVAAQLKQELFGIDEVIDRVIDAVRAWYVWPQLIRRPVIVCLWGLTGTGKTQLTRRLAQLLDFYDRFVEVQMDGFSHGAAFRVSTISALLGESSIVEGSPGMLVLDEFQRFRTIHPKGDDVKVERYQDVWTLLSDGRLPPALSSLANVERMLANAIYKEEREDGEEATRAGKPPLRFQLDAYDAQELKRMLKLREPLAEIMQWPSTKVQALFQQFQASAQTWETDYSRLLVFVCGNLDEMYQETAQRVADSDTNADIFHRLTRQLSLIDVKKALADRFKPEQIARLGNEHVVYPSLGKATYQRLIRQQCESYLGDIAAQCRVRFVLGQDLLDELYANGVFPAQGTRPLFSSIHSILSANLVKAALWVLEQGLPTDQPFSIGVAPSRRHLLVRGRGPGGPVETTLPVALELSRLRQRSNADLRALLAVHEAGHALVYCLLFGHAPQEVRINIASYEGGYNSFSRRKVTTRQNAVDMMCVGLAGRAAEELVFGDMTCTTGAEQDIRQVTADAAKHVRRHGFSSRLSRTDVTMEANADINTDITPTDWAIEVLLQQQYRRGLELLQEQREVLGRMVDTLLARGSIEPADMVALLQASGLSLAPPSEADATLPDDGLVLAPFAQRLAAFRQRAESAPQAAPGPAAPPL; encoded by the coding sequence ATGTCCGTTCCGGTCACCGACAGCACCATCGCGCCGATCCCCACGTCCAACGACCCAGGCCGTGCCGACATCGCCGAACTCACCGCGCGCCAGCAGGTGCTGGCGAAGGTCGCGGCGCAGCTGAAGCAGGAGCTGTTCGGCATCGACGAGGTGATCGACCGCGTGATCGACGCGGTGCGCGCCTGGTATGTGTGGCCGCAGCTGATCCGGCGCCCGGTCATCGTCTGCCTCTGGGGCCTCACCGGCACCGGCAAGACCCAGCTCACCCGGCGCCTGGCGCAGCTGCTCGACTTCTACGACCGTTTCGTGGAAGTGCAGATGGACGGCTTCAGCCACGGCGCGGCATTCCGGGTTTCGACCATCTCGGCCCTGCTGGGCGAGTCGAGCATCGTGGAGGGCTCGCCCGGCATGCTGGTGCTCGACGAATTCCAGCGCTTTCGCACCATCCACCCCAAGGGCGACGACGTGAAGGTGGAACGCTACCAGGACGTGTGGACGCTGCTGTCCGACGGCCGGCTGCCGCCGGCGCTGAGCTCCCTGGCCAACGTCGAGCGCATGCTGGCCAACGCCATCTACAAGGAGGAACGCGAAGACGGCGAGGAAGCGACGAGAGCGGGCAAGCCGCCGTTGCGATTTCAGCTCGATGCCTACGATGCCCAGGAACTGAAACGCATGCTCAAGCTGCGCGAGCCGCTCGCCGAAATCATGCAATGGCCGTCGACGAAAGTGCAGGCGCTCTTCCAGCAGTTCCAGGCGTCCGCCCAGACCTGGGAGACCGATTACAGCCGGCTGTTGGTCTTCGTGTGCGGCAACCTCGACGAGATGTACCAGGAGACCGCGCAGCGTGTGGCCGACAGCGACACCAACGCCGACATCTTTCACCGGCTCACACGCCAGCTGTCGCTGATCGACGTGAAAAAAGCGCTTGCCGACCGCTTCAAGCCCGAGCAGATCGCACGGCTCGGCAACGAGCACGTGGTGTATCCGTCGCTCGGCAAGGCCACCTACCAACGCCTGATCCGCCAGCAATGCGAAAGTTACCTGGGAGATATCGCCGCGCAATGCCGCGTACGCTTCGTGCTCGGCCAGGACTTGCTCGATGAGCTCTATGCCAACGGCGTGTTCCCGGCGCAGGGTACGCGCCCGCTGTTCTCGTCGATCCATTCCATCCTGAGCGCAAATCTGGTCAAGGCGGCGCTGTGGGTACTTGAACAAGGTCTGCCGACGGACCAGCCGTTTTCCATCGGTGTGGCGCCCTCCCGCCGGCACCTGCTGGTGCGCGGACGGGGGCCGGGGGGGCCGGTGGAAACCACCCTTCCGGTAGCGCTGGAGCTGAGTCGGCTACGCCAGCGCTCCAATGCCGATTTGCGTGCGCTGCTGGCGGTGCACGAGGCGGGCCACGCGTTGGTGTACTGCCTGCTGTTCGGCCATGCACCGCAGGAGGTCAGGATCAACATCGCCTCCTACGAGGGCGGCTACAACAGCTTCTCGCGCCGCAAGGTCACCACCCGGCAGAACGCGGTCGACATGATGTGCGTCGGCTTGGCCGGGCGCGCCGCCGAAGAGCTGGTCTTCGGTGACATGACTTGCACCACCGGCGCCGAACAGGACATCCGTCAGGTCACGGCGGATGCTGCCAAACACGTACGGCGCCACGGCTTCAGCTCGCGCCTTTCCCGCACCGACGTGACGATGGAAGCCAATGCCGACATCAACACCGACATCACACCCACCGACTGGGCCATCGAGGTGCTGCTGCAACAGCAATACCGGCGCGGCCTGGAACTGCTGCAGGAGCAGCGCGAAGTCCTGGGCCGTATGGTGGACACCTTGCTAGCGCGGGGGTCCATAGAGCCGGCCGACATGGTGGCGCTACTGCAGGCCAGCGGCCTGTCGCTGGCGCCGCCGAGCGAGGCCGACGCCACCCTGCCCGACGACGGCCTGGTGCTCGCGCCCTTCGCGCAACGGCTCGCGGCTTTTCGGCAGCGGGCGGAGTCCGCGCCGCAGGCAGCCCCGGGCCCGGCGGCACCACCTTTATGA
- a CDS encoding GlsB/YeaQ/YmgE family stress response membrane protein, which produces MGIISTIVIGFIVGLVARAILPGKQAMGFLLTIVLGIVGSLLATYAGQALGWYEAGVGAGFIASVVGAIVVLVLYGMVARRG; this is translated from the coding sequence ATGGGCATCATCTCCACCATCGTCATCGGCTTCATCGTGGGCCTGGTCGCCCGGGCGATCCTGCCGGGCAAACAGGCCATGGGCTTCTTGCTGACCATCGTGCTCGGCATTGTCGGCTCGCTGCTCGCCACCTACGCCGGCCAGGCGCTCGGCTGGTACGAAGCCGGCGTGGGCGCGGGCTTCATCGCCTCGGTGGTCGGCGCCATCGTGGTGCTGGTCCTCTACGGCATGGTCGCGCGGCGCGGCTGA
- a CDS encoding DUF3597 domain-containing protein has translation MSILGTIFSKIFPSAHAAPAPAPTAPDTPSPAAPATAPAPAPMAEVDVQQVLDGMAAKAGEKLNWKTSIVDLMKLLGLDSSLAARKELAKELGYGGDTADSAAMNVWLHRQVMNKLAANGGKVPADLKD, from the coding sequence ATGAGCATCCTCGGCACCATCTTCAGCAAGATCTTCCCGTCGGCCCACGCCGCCCCGGCGCCCGCGCCGACCGCTCCTGACACCCCGAGCCCCGCGGCTCCTGCGACGGCCCCGGCACCAGCGCCCATGGCCGAAGTCGATGTGCAGCAGGTGCTCGACGGCATGGCCGCCAAGGCCGGCGAAAAGCTCAACTGGAAGACCTCCATCGTCGACCTGATGAAGCTGCTCGGCCTCGACAGCTCGCTGGCCGCCCGCAAGGAACTGGCCAAGGAACTCGGCTACGGCGGCGACACCGCCGACTCCGCCGCCATGAACGTCTGGCTGCACCGCCAGGTGATGAACAAGCTCGCTGCCAACGGCGGCAAGGTTCCGGCCGACCTGAAGGATTGA
- the hrpA gene encoding ATP-dependent RNA helicase HrpA produces MSVSDPRQPTSSATEPAPARPRIEFPESLPVSARREEIMAALAAHQVVIVSGETGSGKTTQLPKIALAMGRGKLNAPPGKGRLIGHTQPRRIAASSVAKRIAEELKTPLGEVVGYKVRFQDRLSRDASVKLMTDGILLAETQTDPLLKAYDTIIIDEAHERSLNIDFLLGYLREILPRRPDLQVIVTSATIDADRFANHFASARGPAPVIHVTGRTFPVEQRWRPFEESRDYGMNEAIADAVDELWQDPRQSGDILVFFPGEREIREAADHLRGHLSHHAVLRNAEVLPLFARLSQAEQDRIFESHSGRRIVLATNVAETSLTVPGIRYVIDTGTARVKRYSYRSKVEQLLVEPISQAAANQRAGRCGRVANGICIRLYGEDDFAGRPRFSDPEILRSSLAGVILRMKSLRLRDVEEFPFLEAPQKRAISDGYQLLSELGAVDDDNQLTPVGQELSRLPLDPRIGRMILEGRDRGALDEVLTIASALSVQDVRDRPMDAQAQADQAHAKFDDDRSEFSGYLKLWKWLHDARGGAPVATTRRQMAAQQPGAGARRGNQAFLPVSQRSVAPAVAAPPAPAVAEAPTHKLSNRQYEQLLRANFISIRRVREWRDIHSQLVATVQEHHWPINADPASYEQLHQAMLAGLLGNIGFRPEDAGSAGSTQAGGAGRGAAGGGEYLGARGIKFHKHPGAHLSKKPGRWIVAAELVETTRLFGRGIAAIEPTWLEEVGSHLLKKQLLDPHWEKRGSEVVALERATLYGLVVYSGRRVPYARVDMAAAREIFIREALVGEQWESKLPFLAANRKLIRQVEELEHKSRRQDVLVDDELIYAFYDQHLPPDVFDGRSLEHWWREASRGQPRLLHLERDELMRHEAAGITTDAFPRTLRMGGVDCATEYLHEPGNARDGLSVAVPIFVLNQIGEDRAEWLVPGMLRDKVQALLKSLPQKPRARLVPLPESAARITQALVEPTVFGHGTLIDAVLKLVRETTQLDVKRADFKPDMVPPHLFMHLRVLDEHGRQLGQGRSLAALKAELGGQARGAFQALAGLRAPAAPAAPASAAPAPKAAAGGATRAAPTAPSAPAGQRYTDWTFGELPELMEIRKGGQTLVGFPALIDDGDAVHIEVFDEPELAAQRHRGGLRRLFALQMKEALKYLEKSIPDLQKMAVAFMPLGTQDQLRQQIVDVALDRAFLLEPLPTDADAFKKRVDEGRGRLTLIAHEVARLGLRVLTDYAGAVRKIKDTRGQPHVTADVQAQLQRLVPRDFLSATPWAQLQHLPRYLQAIVMRLDKLRADPARDTARMADVKLQDQRFWRLVAERKGNVDARMQELRWLLEELRVSLFAQELRTPGPVSVKRLDKAWALLNT; encoded by the coding sequence ATGTCCGTATCCGACCCGCGCCAGCCCACGTCTTCCGCCACCGAACCAGCGCCTGCCCGGCCGCGCATCGAGTTCCCCGAATCGCTGCCGGTCTCGGCCCGGCGCGAAGAAATCATGGCCGCGCTCGCAGCGCACCAAGTCGTCATCGTCAGCGGCGAAACCGGCTCCGGCAAGACCACGCAGCTGCCCAAGATCGCGCTGGCCATGGGGCGCGGCAAGCTCAATGCGCCGCCCGGCAAGGGCCGGCTCATCGGCCATACCCAGCCGCGCCGCATCGCCGCGTCGTCGGTGGCCAAGCGCATCGCCGAAGAACTGAAGACACCGCTCGGTGAAGTGGTCGGCTACAAGGTGCGCTTCCAGGACCGGCTGAGCCGCGACGCCTCGGTCAAGCTGATGACCGACGGCATCCTGCTGGCCGAAACGCAGACCGATCCGCTGCTCAAGGCCTACGACACCATCATCATCGACGAGGCCCACGAGCGCAGCCTCAACATCGACTTCCTGCTGGGCTACCTGCGCGAGATATTGCCGCGCCGCCCCGACCTGCAGGTGATCGTGACCTCGGCCACGATCGACGCCGACCGCTTCGCCAACCATTTCGCCTCGGCCCGGGGGCCGGCGCCGGTCATCCACGTCACCGGCCGCACCTTCCCGGTGGAGCAACGCTGGCGGCCGTTCGAGGAAAGCCGCGACTACGGCATGAACGAAGCCATCGCCGACGCGGTCGACGAGCTCTGGCAGGACCCCCGGCAAAGCGGCGACATCCTGGTGTTCTTTCCCGGCGAGCGCGAGATCCGCGAGGCCGCCGACCATCTGCGCGGCCACCTCAGCCACCACGCGGTGCTGCGCAACGCCGAGGTGCTGCCGCTCTTCGCCCGGCTGTCGCAGGCCGAGCAGGACCGCATCTTCGAGAGCCATTCCGGCCGGCGCATCGTGCTGGCCACCAACGTCGCCGAAACCTCGCTGACGGTGCCGGGGATCCGCTACGTGATCGACACCGGCACCGCCCGCGTCAAGCGCTACAGCTACCGCAGCAAGGTGGAGCAGTTGCTGGTGGAGCCGATCAGCCAGGCGGCGGCCAACCAGCGCGCGGGCCGCTGCGGGCGGGTGGCCAACGGCATCTGCATCCGGCTCTACGGCGAAGACGACTTCGCCGGCCGGCCGCGTTTCTCGGACCCCGAAATCCTGCGTTCGTCGCTGGCCGGCGTCATCCTGCGGATGAAGTCGCTGCGCCTGCGCGACGTGGAGGAGTTTCCGTTTCTGGAGGCGCCGCAGAAGCGCGCGATTTCCGACGGCTACCAGCTGTTGTCCGAACTCGGCGCGGTGGACGACGACAACCAGCTAACTCCGGTCGGCCAGGAGCTGTCGCGCCTGCCGCTCGATCCGCGCATCGGCCGCATGATCCTGGAAGGCCGCGACCGCGGCGCGCTCGACGAGGTGCTCACCATCGCCAGCGCGCTCAGCGTGCAGGACGTGCGCGACCGCCCGATGGACGCCCAGGCCCAGGCCGACCAGGCGCACGCCAAGTTCGACGACGACCGAAGCGAGTTCAGCGGCTATCTCAAGCTCTGGAAATGGCTGCACGACGCACGCGGTGGCGCGCCGGTGGCCACCACGCGGCGGCAGATGGCGGCGCAGCAGCCGGGAGCCGGCGCCAGGCGCGGCAACCAGGCCTTTCTGCCGGTGTCGCAGCGCAGCGTGGCGCCGGCTGTCGCCGCGCCGCCGGCCCCGGCGGTGGCCGAGGCGCCCACCCACAAGCTGAGCAACCGGCAATACGAGCAACTGCTGCGCGCCAATTTCATCAGCATCCGCCGGGTGCGCGAATGGCGCGACATCCACTCGCAACTCGTCGCCACGGTGCAGGAGCACCACTGGCCGATCAACGCCGATCCGGCCAGCTACGAACAGCTGCACCAGGCCATGCTCGCCGGGCTGCTGGGCAACATCGGCTTTCGTCCGGAAGACGCCGGCAGCGCGGGTAGCACCCAGGCCGGCGGGGCAGGGCGGGGTGCGGCGGGCGGCGGCGAATACCTGGGCGCGCGCGGCATCAAGTTCCACAAGCATCCGGGCGCGCATCTGTCGAAGAAGCCCGGTCGCTGGATCGTCGCGGCCGAGCTGGTCGAAACCACCCGGCTATTCGGCCGGGGCATCGCCGCGATCGAGCCGACCTGGCTCGAAGAGGTCGGCTCGCATCTGCTCAAGAAGCAACTGCTCGACCCGCACTGGGAAAAACGCGGCTCGGAAGTCGTCGCGCTGGAGCGCGCCACGCTCTACGGCCTGGTGGTGTACAGCGGCCGGCGCGTGCCCTATGCGCGGGTCGACATGGCCGCGGCGCGCGAGATCTTCATCCGCGAGGCGCTGGTCGGCGAGCAATGGGAATCGAAGCTGCCGTTCCTGGCGGCCAACCGCAAGCTGATCCGCCAGGTGGAAGAACTCGAGCACAAGTCGCGCCGCCAGGACGTGCTGGTGGACGACGAACTCATCTATGCCTTCTACGACCAGCACCTGCCGCCGGACGTGTTCGACGGCCGCAGCCTGGAGCACTGGTGGCGCGAGGCCTCGCGCGGCCAGCCGCGGCTGCTGCACCTGGAGCGCGACGAGCTGATGCGCCACGAGGCGGCCGGCATCACCACCGACGCCTTTCCCCGCACGCTGCGCATGGGCGGCGTCGACTGCGCGACCGAATACCTGCACGAACCGGGCAATGCGCGCGACGGGTTGTCGGTGGCGGTGCCGATCTTCGTGCTCAACCAGATCGGCGAAGACCGCGCCGAATGGCTGGTGCCGGGCATGCTGCGCGACAAGGTGCAGGCGCTGCTCAAGAGCCTGCCGCAGAAGCCGCGCGCGCGCCTGGTGCCGCTGCCCGAGAGCGCCGCGCGCATCACCCAGGCGCTGGTCGAGCCCACGGTGTTCGGCCACGGCACGCTGATCGACGCGGTATTGAAGCTGGTGCGCGAGACCACGCAGCTCGACGTGAAGCGCGCCGACTTCAAGCCGGACATGGTGCCGCCGCACCTGTTCATGCACCTGCGGGTGTTGGACGAACACGGCCGCCAGCTCGGCCAGGGTCGCAGCCTGGCCGCGCTCAAGGCCGAGCTCGGCGGGCAGGCGCGCGGGGCCTTCCAGGCGCTGGCCGGACTGCGGGCGCCGGCCGCACCTGCCGCACCGGCATCCGCCGCGCCTGCGCCCAAGGCGGCAGCCGGTGGCGCGACCCGGGCCGCCCCCACCGCGCCGTCGGCACCGGCAGGCCAGCGCTACACCGACTGGACCTTCGGCGAACTGCCCGAGCTGATGGAGATCCGCAAGGGCGGCCAGACGCTGGTCGGCTTTCCCGCCCTCATCGACGACGGCGACGCGGTGCACATCGAGGTGTTCGACGAGCCCGAGCTCGCGGCGCAACGCCATCGCGGCGGCCTGCGACGGCTGTTCGCGCTGCAGATGAAGGAGGCCTTGAAATACCTGGAGAAGTCGATTCCCGACCTGCAGAAGATGGCGGTCGCCTTCATGCCGCTGGGCACGCAGGACCAGCTGCGCCAGCAGATCGTGGACGTGGCGCTGGACCGCGCCTTCCTGCTCGAGCCGTTGCCCACCGACGCCGACGCTTTCAAGAAGCGGGTGGACGAAGGCCGGGGCCGGCTCACCCTCATCGCCCACGAAGTCGCCCGTCTGGGCCTGCGGGTGCTGACCGACTATGCGGGCGCGGTGCGCAAGATCAAGGACACCAGGGGCCAGCCCCATGTGACGGCTGACGTGCAGGCCCAGTTGCAGCGGCTGGTGCCGCGCGATTTCCTGTCCGCCACGCCCTGGGCGCAGCTGCAACACCTGCCGCGTTATCTGCAGGCCATCGTGATGCGGCTCGACAAGCTGCGCGCCGATCCGGCCCGCGACACCGCGCGCATGGCCGACGTGAAGCTGCAGGACCAGCGCTTCTGGCGGCTGGTGGCCGAGCGCAAGGGCAATGTCGACGCCCGCATGCAGGAGCTGCGCTGGCTGCTGGAAGAACTGCGGGTGAGCCTGTTCGCGCAGGAGCTGCGCACGCCTGGCCCGGTGAGCGTGAAGCGGCTCGACAAGGCCTGGGCGTTGCTCAATACCTGA
- a CDS encoding DUF3597 domain-containing protein, translated as MSIFGNILGKFFPSANAATPAATATPQGLTSAIAGAPAAGSVDIAQVIEGLIQKAGGGTFNWKSSIVDLMKLLGLDSSLPARQALAKELGFSGDSNDSAAMNVWLHKTVMAKLAANGGKLPADLKA; from the coding sequence ATGAGCATTTTTGGCAACATTCTCGGCAAGTTCTTTCCCTCGGCGAACGCCGCCACGCCTGCCGCCACCGCGACACCGCAAGGCCTGACTTCGGCCATCGCCGGCGCGCCGGCCGCGGGTTCGGTCGATATCGCACAGGTCATCGAAGGCCTGATCCAAAAGGCCGGTGGCGGCACCTTCAACTGGAAGTCCTCCATCGTCGACCTGATGAAGCTGCTGGGCCTCGACAGCTCGCTGCCCGCCCGCCAGGCGCTGGCCAAGGAACTCGGCTTCAGCGGCGACAGCAACGACTCGGCCGCCATGAACGTCTGGCTGCATAAGACGGTGATGGCAAAACTCGCGGCCAACGGCGGCAAGCTGCCCGCAGACCTGAAGGCATGA